A genomic segment from Cervus elaphus chromosome 14, mCerEla1.1, whole genome shotgun sequence encodes:
- the LOC122707397 gene encoding uncharacterized protein LOC122707397 gives MAQKRKMGAQGPPAQGRPAGLPVFTPTGGTRPPAVPLSRSPQSAAPARAEPGAGRGCPAPARGPAAAPSPVTAGDASDADGSGLSARHIHSGWISPFAAALAGRRVLSRKTGVLVILGGALNRAARFNGMFTIDPNAAWTLPRVTPEFLRVAEEQLLGLAPPGPQRPLPASACSAVTHIPDVPCTPRRVSGPCQGCLPCLLCQGAGPPKEKRPRRPTPAPSLPQCALRGHRAEQPLRTRKLPKDRQEGFLGLHASKRQE, from the exons ATGGCTCAGAAACGGAAGATGGGGGCTCAGGGTCCACCGGCTCAGGGCCGGCCCGCTGGCCTCCCGGTTTTCACGCCGACCGGAGGGACGCGTCCCCCGGCCGTTCCCCTCTCGCGTTCGCCGCAGTCCGCCGCCCCCGCGCGCGCCGAGCCGGGCGCAGGCAGGGGATGCCCGGCTCCGGCTCGCGGGCCGGCCGCGGCTCCGAGTCCCGTGACGGCGGGGGACGCTTCCGATGCTGATGGCAGCGGGCTGTCCGCGCGCCACATTCACTCTGGTTGGATTTCCCCTTTCGCAGCAGCCCTGGCCGGTAGGAGAGTCCTTTCCCGGAAGACTGGAGTTCTGGTGATCCTAG GTGGCGCCTTGAACCGAGCGGCCCGTTTTAATGGCATGTTCACCATCGATCCGAATGCTGCGTGGACTCTTCCCCGAG TGACACCCGAGTTCCTTCGTGTGGCCGAGGAGCAGCTTCTGGGTCTGGCTCCGCCTGGTCCTCAACGCCCACTTCCCGCTTCAGCATGCTCTGCAGTGACCCACATACCTGACGTTCCTTGCACGCCGAGGCGGGTGTCGGGCCCCTGCCAGGGATGCCTCCCATGCCTTCTCTGCCAG GGCGCTGGTCCTCCCAAGGAGAAGCGGCCCAGACGTCCGACTCCAGCACCCAGCCTTCCTCAGTGCGCCCTGAGGGGCCATCGGGCGGAACAGCCGCTGAGGACGCGGAAGCTCCCGAAAGACAGGCAGGAAGGATTCCTGGGTCTTCATGCTTCAAAGCGCCAA